A genomic region of Haladaptatus sp. R4 contains the following coding sequences:
- a CDS encoding tyrosine-type recombinase/integrase: MAASNPPDPNPDDPVGYFLQDLLYHGKSERTRDAYERVLRRFEAFITDPDRNPSGRSVAPGEATQRDCIAWIHTLRGKNAESTIATYAAYLHRFYAYMTQVGAFESNPMALVVEEMNESIDKDPTRREISVVQMREFVDGISHPLERAVVCTLLKTGMRVGEVSNLDVRDVNLTDEVVRSAYDLGRRPQLSGRPDSIFIGADAVRGNVVNGEERTASNKRKRETIVPVDDELREVLLRWLAIRPDSQSPAEPLFVSTSGNWGERLTPKMIRNIVERHAREAGWYRTGGGAEENVTPHYFRHFFTTHLRDRTGDRGIVKYLRGDVASDIIDTYTHNWGDRVREVYEENIYSLL, encoded by the coding sequence ATGGCGGCGAGTAACCCCCCCGATCCGAATCCCGACGACCCGGTTGGGTACTTCCTCCAGGACCTCCTCTACCACGGTAAGAGCGAGCGAACGCGAGACGCCTACGAACGCGTTTTACGACGGTTCGAGGCGTTCATCACCGACCCCGACCGAAACCCGTCGGGTCGGTCGGTCGCCCCAGGGGAGGCGACACAACGTGACTGCATAGCGTGGATTCACACCCTGCGGGGGAAGAACGCGGAGAGCACGATTGCAACCTACGCGGCCTATCTCCACCGGTTTTACGCCTACATGACGCAGGTCGGCGCGTTCGAATCGAATCCGATGGCGCTCGTGGTCGAGGAGATGAACGAGTCCATCGACAAGGACCCGACTCGGCGTGAGATTTCGGTCGTACAAATGCGGGAGTTCGTGGACGGAATCTCCCACCCGTTGGAGCGGGCGGTCGTCTGCACGCTGTTGAAGACGGGAATGCGCGTCGGCGAGGTGAGCAACCTCGACGTGCGGGACGTGAATCTCACCGACGAAGTCGTCCGGTCGGCGTACGACCTCGGGAGACGGCCGCAGCTCAGTGGCCGTCCCGACTCGATCTTTATCGGAGCGGACGCGGTTCGTGGGAACGTCGTGAATGGGGAGGAACGAACCGCTTCGAACAAGCGAAAGCGGGAGACAATCGTCCCCGTGGACGACGAACTCCGAGAGGTGCTCCTTCGGTGGTTGGCGATCCGGCCGGATTCACAGTCACCCGCGGAACCGCTGTTCGTCAGTACGAGTGGCAATTGGGGCGAGCGGCTCACGCCGAAGATGATCCGCAACATCGTGGAACGACACGCCCGCGAAGCCGGATGGTATCGAACCGGCGGCGGTGCGGAAGAGAACGTCACCCCCCACTACTTCCGGCACTTTTTCACCACACACCTCCGCGACCGAACCGGCGACCGCGGTATCGTGAAATACCTCCGCGGCGACGTGGCGAGCGACATCATCGACACCTACACGCACAACTGGGGCGACAGGGTCCGGGAAGTGTACGAGGAGAACATCTACTCGCTACTGTAA
- a CDS encoding DUF5805 domain-containing protein, whose amino-acid sequence MVEEGTERTVVKTHIPKYQKEQWRSDADELDMSQSEFVKAMVQAGRRGFELDPVEGTSSDSTPRGDDLEERVLETLAEEGNLSGGELIEQLMGDFEERLDEVLSELQSRNRVQYSVRHGGYVLVEGTDGGE is encoded by the coding sequence ATGGTCGAAGAGGGAACCGAACGGACCGTCGTCAAGACACATATTCCAAAATATCAGAAAGAACAGTGGCGATCCGACGCCGACGAACTCGACATGAGCCAGAGCGAATTCGTCAAGGCGATGGTTCAAGCCGGTCGGCGGGGGTTCGAACTCGATCCCGTGGAAGGTACTTCTAGCGACTCAACCCCTAGGGGTGATGACCTCGAAGAGAGGGTGCTCGAAACCCTCGCAGAGGAGGGAAACCTGTCGGGGGGCGAACTAATCGAACAGCTCATGGGGGACTTCGAGGAGCGACTCGACGAAGTGCTCAGCGAACTCCAATCTCGGAACCGTGTTCAGTACAGCGTGCGGCACGGAGGGTACGTGCTAGTCGAGGGAACGGATGGCGGCGAGTAA